In one Cydia strobilella chromosome 25, ilCydStro3.1, whole genome shotgun sequence genomic region, the following are encoded:
- the LOC134752950 gene encoding DAZ-associated protein 2-like isoform X2 codes for MADKKVTPPLGAYPQPQPPQGPFLPAPPQHAAQQYGVAGGSPYGMTFGGAGAGAGGAVYAPPPYDQLQHHQIPALTQQLPQMYSPAAAMYAAAAGYPGYIGYSGYPVQYYPYYPMQPSIQPLRPTIMIPNGFEAGGRFEGLAQTLLPPAPPNVPPSPAHLAALQPHQVLWR; via the exons ATGGCAGACAAAAAAG TGACGCCGCCGCTGGGCGCGTACCCGCAGCCGCAGCCGCCGCAGGGGCCCTTCCTGCCGGCGCCGCCGCAGCACGCCGCGCAGCAATATGGAG TGGCAGGAGGCTCTCCGTACGGCATGACCTTCGGAGGAGCCGGGGCAGGCGCTGGAGGCGCCGTGTACGCCCCGCCCCCGTATGATCAGCTCCAACATCACCAGATCCCAGCTCTGACCCAGCAGCTACCG CAAATGTATAGCCCGGCGGCGGCGATGTACGCAGCGGCAGCCGGCTACCCCGGCTACATCGGCTACAGCGGCTACCCCGTGCAATACTACCCGTACTACCCGATGCAACCCTCTATTCAGCCTCTACGTCCGACCATCATGATCCCG AACGGTTTCGAGGCCGGCGGGCGGTTCGAGGGGCTCGCGCAGACGCTGctgccccccgcgccgcccaACGTGCCCCCCTCCCCCGCACATCTCGCCGCGTTACAACCCCATCAAGTTCT GTGGCGTTAG
- the LOC134752950 gene encoding DAZ-associated protein 2-like isoform X1, whose product MADKKVTPPLGAYPQPQPPQGPFLPAPPQHAAQQYGVAGGSPYGMTFGGAGAGAGGAVYAPPPYDQLQHHQIPALTQQLPQMYSPAAAMYAAAAGYPGYIGYSGYPVQYYPYYPMQPSIQPLRPTIMIPQNGFEAGGRFEGLAQTLLPPAPPNVPPSPAHLAALQPHQVLWR is encoded by the exons ATGGCAGACAAAAAAG TGACGCCGCCGCTGGGCGCGTACCCGCAGCCGCAGCCGCCGCAGGGGCCCTTCCTGCCGGCGCCGCCGCAGCACGCCGCGCAGCAATATGGAG TGGCAGGAGGCTCTCCGTACGGCATGACCTTCGGAGGAGCCGGGGCAGGCGCTGGAGGCGCCGTGTACGCCCCGCCCCCGTATGATCAGCTCCAACATCACCAGATCCCAGCTCTGACCCAGCAGCTACCG CAAATGTATAGCCCGGCGGCGGCGATGTACGCAGCGGCAGCCGGCTACCCCGGCTACATCGGCTACAGCGGCTACCCCGTGCAATACTACCCGTACTACCCGATGCAACCCTCTATTCAGCCTCTACGTCCGACCATCATGATCCCG CAGAACGGTTTCGAGGCCGGCGGGCGGTTCGAGGGGCTCGCGCAGACGCTGctgccccccgcgccgcccaACGTGCCCCCCTCCCCCGCACATCTCGCCGCGTTACAACCCCATCAAGTTCT GTGGCGTTAG